One Salvia splendens isolate huo1 chromosome 1, SspV2, whole genome shotgun sequence genomic window, ATGCTGCAGATGTCACCAGAGACACAGGCTGCTTTAGAGATAGTAAAAGGCACCATTGCAGCAGTAGTAGCAATCCAGGTAATCTCAACAAATCTAGTGGGTTGTGTCTGAAGAGAGAGTGGGGGTTGGAAGACGAAAGTCATGTGAAGAGAGCAAGCTCGGATGAAGGCCGGTTTTCGTGCAGTTTTAACAGCAGAAACTTGAAACGAATGCTAATTGATGAGATCGTTGCTGCTCCACCTTTTAAGAAACTAAGATAAGTAGAACCTGAAAAATGCCAATTGTTTGCTTCTGTTGTAAAATGATGCGTGtgaaagagagagagtgtgCGTGCTATGAAACTATCATCTTTTGATATATGACAATCAATATATGGTACTGGAATATGGTAAATCACAAGGATAGAAAAATGATCACTAACTGaattagaaaacaaaaaatgtaGTATGAGGTTTCAAACTAGCTAATCCCTCTCTACATGATACATAATCATACATGGGAGGTTGCTGCTGTCATTGAATATAGAATTGCCAAGCAGCAGCTACACCGGCTACTAACACGACTTTTGCTAGTAGCTTATACTTCGAGGAGGACCTCCCAGACTCTGATTGTTTCGGAGGTTCCCATGGCTTCCCTCGCAACTTAGCAGAGAGTTTAGATATCATCAGCATCAACGGGCCTGCCTTCCTTGCACCTGCAAGGAGACAATAACTCAAGCATGTCAGAGCTGTGCTGAAATGCCATGAAACTCAAGCAGTAGCATATATGAATAGGACAATATGCGAGAATCAGTAGCAGAAATCATCTTATCAGCCTAACTGAACTGTTTATTGATCACGATAACTTTTTAATGTTATTCGATTTGTCAAAAACCTATCAATAAATGCTCTTCTATCTCTTGGTAATTGGTACTATATGGTTActaaatactacctccgtcctttaaaaatagaaacaagttttaatgcacaattggtaaagtaagagagatagaaagaaaaaatgattgaagtatTGCTAATGGGGAatggtcccacctcattagatcAAGAAGGAGAGTGCAACAATACCTTTTCCACTTAGAAGCCTTTCTTCCTCACCCACTCGCCTTCTAAGTGCATTCAGCAGTGATCCAAAGTATAAAGCAAAAACCGTGCATGTAATTGTTATCACATTATAAGGCATGCTAAAATCTGGCGTTGTCAAAGGCACAAGGAGTACTTCGGTGTAAGAGACAACTGGAACTTCTTCCTAAGAAGAGAAGCCATGAATAGTGAATCAAACTATGAAGATATACATTAAATGCATCCAATTATTTGTATCAATACCTGTAACTTGGACAATATAGGTACTTGTTTTAAGGAGTCATCATGAAAACTCATGTTTGCTCCGAAATCAGTAAAGTGTATCACTGCTGATGGAATGTCGAAGCCCTGATTTGCATCTGGAGGATATTCATCGATGTGAAGAAACCCCTGTTGGAACAGCAATAAGAATTAAACACAGGGAAAACAATGCTGAATAGAGTATCACCAAAAAGTGAGCTGAATTAAACtcaaattaaagaaataaatagtGGAAATCGTAAAAACTAAACTACTTTTTCAGACCATTTGAGAAGCACTCACGATGGTGGAAATAAGTTTTCACACTTCAATGTTTCTAAGTAATGATTCAAAATAATTTCTTTGCACCTGGAATTAACTGTTAAGAGATTAATTGCATTAGCAACTAAGAGCTTAAAGGAAAAATGGCAAATAGAAGGCACTATAGCTCCACGTTTCATTTCTTCAGTAGTGTAAAAAATTAGATCTCATGCATAAAAAAGGTACTCTTTAAATATAAAATGGTTGCTTTAAACTGAGTAGTTAAATTTATTTCCTGAGCAGCATATAGTAACTAAAGAAGATATTGACAGAACATACCTTATCAAACTCCAAAGTCAATACCGCCGTATTAACACTACAGGGTAATCTCAAGATCATTTCCATCACTCCAGTGGACACCTTGTCTTCAGAAGGTGAAACAAGTATTTTCTCTATGTACTCCATGGAAGATTGAGGTACTCCATCTAGAAACAATTTCAATGTATGATAGTAGACCTTGACATACCAAGGTACCATTTGGAAGATGCCCACTCTGAGCCAACATTCATTCTCATCATAACTACTAGTTCTTTTTACATTGTTGCTCCTAGTAGATTTCATTGAGATAGCAATAGCTCCCCTTTCGttcccacttcctaataaaaacCGGCTAGCTTGTAAGGGTGCCTGCGGGCATGACCAGGCTACAGGCACCTTCCAGTTTAATCCCAAATCAAATGGTTTGAATTCATTGGAATCCTCAACTGAAAATTCATAAAGGATAGAGCCTGCTTTCTGCAAGTTCCCGGATTCTTTTATAACCCTTTTTGGAGCTAGTGATAATTCAAATAGGGGATTATCTTCGAAGCCATCGCCAACAGAAATAGCACTCTCCGATGCTTCACTATCTTCCTTTAATTTATCCCACTCAAATAATAAATTCTGCTCAAATTGCACATACACATTACTAGAACTAGAAAGAGAGCATTTCCTGCTAACTGACCTTCCAAATAATGAGCTCAAAGACCAACTTGGTTGCAGTGCTTGCCCAGAAAATGTGTCTGGTCGAAGAAAAACTGTAAGTGTTTGTTCAAGCACCATTCCAGTACTCATCTCAGATGCACCAAATTCATCTGATTTCAAATGCAACCTCTGGGAATGATAATACCCCCGGTATATGGAAGGCCTGTCCATCAGTAAAGAAAGGCCAGTTTTGTCTCTGCAGGGAAGCAACTTCAACCATGGTGTGAGATTCTCTGTGCAAACAGCTTCACGAGGCAATGTGCCATAGCGTAATTTGCCTGCAGCCGATCCAAAACTCCACTGAGGTGCAGAGTAACTAGTCGAATGCTCCAAGAAATTGATTGAGGCGCAGAAGAGCCCCGAAAGAGCATGTGTCAGATTCTTCCATGATTCATCAACTTGATCTTGAGGAACATCAAACTTAGCCCATAGTTCTACTCCAGGAGGCTTTGCATTGCTGCTCGAAATCGGGTCATATCCTCCCCATTTTTCGTAATTCCAGCGTCCTTGCGTGAATGAAAGCTCCATCTCTCGAACTTGGAATTTATGAACCTGCTTGTGCAAAACAACACTTCAAAATTCTGCACTTTTTTACCCAGTTTTGATCTAGTTCAAAATAGTTTGTGGTCTAATTAATAGTTCGATCTAGTGCATCCATATCTAAGTCTCAGCATTCACCAATCCAAATAATCCAAAATTcaaaaacacacaaaacaaactcATTCCCGGGAACTAGCAATAGGTATTCGTAACAAACGAATCAACAAGACAAACAATTGTCCAGATATTAAATTTAGTGCTGAATTGGAAAATTTAGCTTTAATCTAATAATTTTTACCAGCTGGTAAATAGATTTGGGGAAGATGTGATGGTGGCGGCCATATCTTTTAGATGGCGGCGCACTGCTTCGGAAGTAGAAATGAGCCAAAACTTTTCGATCGGGCAGTGGCCTCAGCAGTAACGACTCCGTAAACTCTTCATTCAGCTCTTCTACATTTATCGATTGAGTGACCGAAAACAGCGCAAGAAACATCAACAAGCAGGATTCTAAGCGGCTCATTGCGTCTCATCAAACTGCTAGAATATACTTATTAGGAATTAAAAAACTGTTAATTCGAATAACGAAGGTATGGTGACTGCACTTTCCGCCATGGAAGATCGATCAAAGCTCGTTGAAGTGCTCTCTATTAACCCGATTTCAAATTGGGAGATCCGGATCTAATGACCCCGTTTATGTATTACTTGCTCGGGTCAAATACAAATCCGGTTAAGCTTTTGGGCTTTCAATATTTGTCGGGGACAGTATATAATGGGCTCGGCTTATAAACagttaaaatttttattttcattaaaatattataaatttagaAATACTCATAAAATGCTTTTGAATATGAAGTAGGAGTATAACTCTTTTAAATACAACACATCTTTATAACTAAAAACTTGGGATGATGTTAGCATGCACCTAAAGTAGTTGAAAATTATATTTCAGGTAAACTGCCATTTGGCATAAAATCTGTTTTTATGTGATTTGTTTTTATGTCATTGAATAATACTTATAATAATTCAAGTACATGTGtatttttcgagcttttatatcaatgaactaataacacACAAGCTTAATAAAttagctctaaaattacaacctttctgcaagagtacagatgtagttgtagtaaaagagtgtcgaaccacagggaggcgtttGATTATTTAACAAGACTTGAcaagattaataaactaaatttaagaACTAAAGTACGAAAATAGAGAAACTCAAGAGATAAAGAACATTGCTCCCAACAACATTCGGATGAATCACTATTGTATTGATTCTATATTCAAGTTCATACGCTATTGAGAACGATGATCAATTTTACACTCTAAAAGTATTGAACATACTTAAAGAAGTACTAATGCTAACTGAACACATAGCTAAAAGTACCTACTCATTAGACTATTATTCACGCGAAAGCGCAGTAAATACTAGACTAACTTCTCAAAGCCAACAAATATTATGGTTAGCtgaacacttaacacataaacatCTTCTCATCAAACTAAACTCCCACGAATGCGTAGTAAGTAATAATTCAACTTTGAAgactttttttaatcaatattcACTTATGCATTTATCTCTGAACAAGGTAAAATTCATAAGTTCTTCATCTATGTTATCATCCAATTTCCAAGTTGAAGACACATTAGAAAGAGGCAAATAATATACTACATTAGATGCATCATAACATAgcatatataaaatgcaaacCATAGACGAAAACCAAAGCAAATGATTAAATATAGAATCTCTACAATCAATCCATCCTACTAGTGTTAGGAGCAATGAAGAAAAACTAGCCACACatgctaaagaagaaaaaccgtAAGACTAATGGTGTTCTCCGATAGCCGGCGGTAGTCCGTCTCTGAGATGGTGAAGATTGGATGTCGGATCCTcctcctttcttcttcctcttctccctTCTTTTTCTCCAATCTCTTTCTCCCCAATTTCGTCTCCCCTTTTTCTGTCGTATGATTCTTTTTTTATCCATGCAACCACCGAGAAACTGCCACTTGCAGTTATAAATGAACTGCCCGGCCGAGCGAAATGGAAatgaaaatcgcccgaccgggcgaaatgcTTCTGGACTTCAACAAgaatttcacccggccgggtgtttt contains:
- the LOC121743469 gene encoding GPI transamidase component PIG-T-like, translating into MSRLESCLLMFLALFSVTQSINVEELNEEFTESLLLRPLPDRKVLAHFYFRSSAPPSKRYGRHHHIFPKSIYQLVHKFQVREMELSFTQGRWNYEKWGGYDPISSSNAKPPGVELWAKFDVPQDQVDESWKNLTHALSGLFCASINFLEHSTSYSAPQWSFGSAAGKLRYGTLPREAVCTENLTPWLKLLPCRDKTGLSLLMDRPSIYRGYYHSQRLHLKSDEFGASEMSTGMVLEQTLTVFLRPDTFSGQALQPSWSLSSLFGRSVSRKCSLSSSSNVYVQFEQNLLFEWDKLKEDSEASESAISVGDGFEDNPLFELSLAPKRVIKESGNLQKAGSILYEFSVEDSNEFKPFDLGLNWKVPVAWSCPQAPLQASRFLLGSGNERGAIAISMKSTRSNNVKRTSSYDENECWLRVGIFQMVPWYVKVYYHTLKLFLDGVPQSSMEYIEKILVSPSEDKVSTGVMEMILRLPCSVNTAVLTLEFDKGFLHIDEYPPDANQGFDIPSAVIHFTDFGANMSFHDDSLKQVPILSKLQEEVPVVSYTEVLLVPLTTPDFSMPYNVITITCTVFALYFGSLLNALRRRVGEEERLLSGKGARKAGPLMLMISKLSAKLRGKPWEPPKQSESGRSSSKYKLLAKVVLVAGVAAAWQFYIQ